The Nicotiana tomentosiformis chromosome 2, ASM39032v3, whole genome shotgun sequence genome includes the window TGGTAGTTCATTACAGTGAACATTATTTATCAAATCTAGACCTGAAGTATGGAAAATGCCTTCTGTGCAACATATTTTTGCCCAAGGGTTGCATTTCTCTGTTGCAATTTGTCTGGATGCAAACAGACTCTTGCTTTCTGATAAGCCTTCTTCACATGTGCACTGTCTATTAAGTTTGTTAATGGAATTGGAAGCCACCCACTTTCAGGCCATACAATCTGAGAAAATTTGGGAAGAGGGAGTCATGTTCAGTGAATCTTTCCAGCAATCACAAACTGTAAATCACTGATTTATTGACAGAAACGGGGTATGATCTTACATGATGTAGTGTTGAAAGGAGCAATCGAATGTCAGCTTCCTTGCCAGTCGACCATAGCGTTACCTTTTCATCCAGTAACTCCATTTCCATCTGTACCCATTATAAACAGACTTTTACACGAAGCTTGAACTTCTCAATGTTTGAAACATCTACGTATTAAATTCTATATGCTTTATACAATAATAGAGTTCCATAACACATCTTAACTAGACTCTTTGGAAACCACTGCTGTAGTCATTGAGAGATGTAGTTTAAGTCATGGACTTGGAATCCATGGTAGATCTCATTACTTATATGTTGATATTGCTATTTGAGTTGAAACTTTGTCAAGGAACTACAAGAGCCTATCAAATCAATATTGCTAGAGATCAACTGGCAACGAAAAACCCAATTATAAGAATATCATTGATTTATTAGGTATGTAACTCTGTATGGTACTCCCTcgggtccacaataagtgacaaTTTTACCTTTGACATACCCATTAAAGAAGTAGGAACTCCTAGAGAAAAAAAAAGATGTATTCACTaaattaaccttaattaattgttacattgacacattggaatatgtaaataagggcaaattttagaaaaataaaattaattccttcttgattgtAAATGGACACTTATTTTAGACCAAAATGAAAAGGTAAAAgggtcacttattgtggaccggaggaaGAGAGTACTAACTAAGAAAAATTGAAGCTTACATCATTCTGAAGTTGCAGTCTTTCTTCTCCAGTTGCCCATTTATCCGGTTCATCATCCTGCAAAAAGAAGTTATGCTAGAAAAACTAAAAGGACAAATTGTCTTAATCTCAACATTATGAAACCACACCCCTTCCCTGTTTCCTGCAGTGTCAAGATattgtttttttctttcttaggCTTTCATGATATTGTTTATCGGCATTTCAAAGTACATTTGACTTTTTCTCTGTACTATTGTCAATATGTCTATTTCCCTCTTTGTTGGTAAGTATAGAAATGGAGGGGCAGcgaaaaaatggaaaacaataaGATCACATATGGCGTTCTTCCACTTGCTTCTGTAGGGAGCAAATAAGAGATAATCTGAAACAGAATGATTCTTTCTTGTTGGGGGTGCACAAAAAGAGGGGAAGAAATTTTGGTGGATTGGACCGTAAAATTCTCTGTTTTTCTCAGATTTCTCTACTTCATTCTCCAGAGAAAATCCCATCAGTTCCAAGTGAAAACTATTATATCCTTGACAAATTCTGTATTCCTTTGTATAAACATAGGAAGGGAGAGTTTTACTGATTCCCCTGCCCTCTCCTCTTCTCAACTTTCCGAACAAAATTCAAGTTTCGCTTATTATACCAACATAAATATATGCATTTCTTTAAAATGTCTTGCAAGATCATTGTCAAAAATTACCGTAGTTATTTCGGTCAATTCATGTCCATCTCTTTGTTCCTCCAGAAACTGATGTAAAGTAGACACTTCTGCAAGTTGAAGAATAGTCAGAAACAGTGATGTTAATGGGAATTCAAAAGAGAATATATTTGAAATAGAGAGAAAGTCCTTCATCGCACCTTCTATCTCTCCTGACTGCTGTTTTTCCTCTTCAAAACTCAAATTATTCTCTGAACAGTGTCCTTGGAACTTCTCCTTAGCCCAAGCAATAGCTTCATGGACCGCGTTTTCTTCCTCCGCTGATCCTTCTCCATAATCGGGGTTGACTTCAATAACATAAGAGCTCATGATTTCATCTTCATCTTGCTCTGACGTTTCTAGTTGAGACATATTATGTTGATCTCTGCAGGCTATGCTGTCATCATGCTCTTTACAAAGTGAGGAGGAGACAATAGAGGAAGGCGAGTTGAGCTCGAAAGCATTTGTGGACACCTTGTGGTTGCTAGAAGATATGGGATTCATACCAATTGATTCTGGAGATGAATTTCTTTGGTTGAATGCAAGATTATTGCTTCTGAAATCCTCATTGTGCTCGTTTTTGGTGTTGTAGTAAGGTGGATGGCATGAAAATACTGGCGTTCCCTGCAACCCTTGGTATTCTTCATACATCATTCTAGTTGAGTTCCATCCAGTTGGTACATTTATTGGTCTAAAAATGCATAAAACAACCATGGCATACATCAAGATCTTCTTTCATTATAAAAGGGCAAATGTGGTAACATCTACCAACAAACCATCTCAACAGTATTGCTGATGTCGCACGACCATGGaagtaatgaaaaagaaaaagttatAATTGGGCTAAGGGGTAGACTACATGATATGGATAGTGAATGATCTTCGCTAACTGGTTATCTCTCTTCCTCGCATTTCGTTCATAACCTAAAAATCTATCTTCGTGCCTTTTCATAATTTTGagatatttttcaaatatttctGCGCAAGTCCGACAAAGTTATAGTACTTGTTTTGCCGTCAACAAAGTTATACTCTCACCATCCAAAATTAGGTGTTTATCAATTCAAATTTCAAAACCTCGACGAATTTTATTTcagtgaaatatatattttaagttAATAGTTAACATTGCTTTAAACGTCTATCATTTGAAGAAAGGTGTTTAATTCAATTTACAATTTCACTAAGAAATTTGGTCAAATTATCCTTAAAAAAGTTGCTGTGCAGAAATATATGTAACAAAATAACAGTTTTTTCCCCTCAAATAAGGAATTTCAATTGCAGCATCAACTATATCCAGTCGGACCAGTCCCTCTACATAAAAGCTTGAGTCAGCTCCATTACATCATATAACTTCATCTTAAACAAAGGAGAAGGTTTAATTCTCAATAAATCCCAATTATTGATTAGTCAAAATGTTTTTCTCCTtcggaaaaaatatattttctcctTTCAAATGACACAAAGACCCGAGAGGGAAAGAAGAAGAATATCTAAACCCAGTGTAATATAAACCATATACCTGGCCATATATGTAAAATTCCCAGGTTCATACGGAAACTGGAGGTAACGGTAGAGTACGGAGTAAATATATACCTGAGTTTTGTAGCGAAGAACGAAATGTCGTCATAACATTCGCCGCCGATCGCCGGCCGGAGGGGACTAATGTCCTCTGAGCTCAACGCCGACGAAGAGCTCGCCTTGGACTTAGAACCTGACCTCGTCCTCgaccttctcatcatttcttcttcttcattgcaTCCAAATATATCGCCATAAAATCCGTGATCAATTCTCCGGCCACCTTTTTCGACCGGAATCTTGAATTCCGGAAAGTTCCGGTGACACCTCCCCGGAAACATTCTCGCCTGCGATCGAAATATCTCATCGTAGGATAAATTTGAGGGCCTAGTATAATCATCGCAGGCGGAGAACTGCCGTTGAAGTACACTGCGAGGAGGTCCTCCGAATACGTCACTGAAATCTTCGGGGTCCAATTCAGAGTCGCCGGAGATTTCCCGCCGGCGACGAGTGGTGGCTTCCATGGAAAGTCGGCTGGGAAGGctggtttttgttgttgttgtggtggtGAAAGGCATTCCCATTTTTATTCTCCAGGACTCGTCCATTTTCTACGGCGAAGTATTCCGGCAGGTGAACTGTAAGAAGCTTCACTGACGTTATGATTACTGGCTATATTGCCTTTATATATACAGATGGCAATTCCCATTGTATATTGATAGGTCTTGAACATAATGTAGCTGTCATTCACAATATTTTTAAAAAGAGTACGTAGATACTTTTTATTAAGTTTtattatatcttttttttttcttattgatccttttaaaagataaataagaaaataaatagaaataagaCCACTTCTCTTGGTTTGAGTCGAGTTCCCCATTTTGCCTAtgtaattttatttatttgttaatgTAAGCTTTGTAATTTGGGTTTGATTCCAAAGGTCGTAATTTGTTAATAATTGTCATTAGGGGTATTTTTGGTACGAAGAAAAATATTATTCTTTTCTAAATTTTTTATTCATGTTTGGTTgacttaaatgttttgaaaaatatttttctcatgccCTCAATGACTGTCCCACCAGAgagaggaaaaatatttttcaacctTCTCCACCCTAGTCCCCCGCCCTACTATGCACCCCATCCTTGCCCCTACCCCCAAAACCCCTACCCCACCTCCACTCCCACTCCACCCCCTCCCCACCACCCCTTTCCCTAACCTCGCCACCCGACTCGTAGAACccaattgtaacgatccgaccagtcgttttactttctagaaccccgtttccctaagTAAGACTTCTCgtacgtgcttttactgttttatgacttgcggggatggttggttcgggatttggaagggttcgggttgaaatcggaacacttggatCCTTAAattggccttaaaaggctaagtttgacttcggtcaacattttaagtaaacgacctcagaatcgggatttgacggttctaataagttcgtatgatgatttcggacttgagcgtatAATCAGAtcagattttggatgacccgagagcgaaTTTGCGTCTAATAGTGAAAGctggttctttgaaggttttaaaagtcctttaaatttggtttggagcgggttttggtgatataaAGATCCAAATGGAATTCTGagactgggaatagttctgtaatgtcatttaagacttgcacgcaaaatttggtgtcattccgagtagtttaagtatgttttggcGCATTGGGagtaatttgaagaacttgaagttcataagtttgattcaattggttttggggtgagaTACTTAGTTTTAGTGTTATTTCGGgcgttctgagggttcgagcgagtatgttttatgattccaaacttgttgatatgttccgGCGGGGCCCCGGAGGCCCCGAgtatcaatcggacgaggctcagaccaagttggaaattgggaacaacagctgaagctcccaactgctgtcataatcgcacatgcgcttgtCCAGAAGCGAGCcagagctcgcagaagcggccaaggaagggCAGCCCAGGATCCGCAGGTGCACCCCCaaccatcgcagaagcgggacctCGTTCGCAGAAATGGAGCCCGCCTGCCTGCCTACCCGGGCACTTCCACAAAAGCGGACTTTTTTCTGCAGAAGCGACaacgcaggtgcgagatcgctggaggcagtgaggtctCTTTTAAAGCGGGACTTAGTcattttggctcatttatttcCATTGCTGggcgaattttggagctcttgagaggagatttcacctagcactttgaggtaagtaatttctatataatGTGTGTTAAATatatagtttatgggtagattataacatgtaaattagtgaaaattatgggtttgatgaaaacctaggtttttgataaaaatgagatttaatcatgaaattc containing:
- the LOC104118931 gene encoding uncharacterized protein isoform X2; this encodes MDESWRIKMGMPFTTTTTTKTSLPSRLSMEATTRRRREISGDSELDPEDFSDVFGGPPRSVLQRQFSACDDYTRPSNLSYDEIFRSQARMFPGRCHRNFPEFKIPVEKGGRRIDHGFYGDIFGCNEEEEMMRRSRTRSGSKSKASSSSALSSEDISPLRPAIGGECYDDISFFATKLRPINVPTGWNSTRMMYEEYQGLQGTPVFSCHPPYYNTKNEHNEDFRSNNLAFNQRNSSPESIGMNPISSSNHKVSTNAFELNSPSSIVSSSLCKEHDDSIACRDQHNMSQLETSEQDEDEIMSSYVIEVNPDYGEGSAEEENAVHEAIAWAKEKFQGHCSENNLSFEEEKQQSGEIEEVSTLHQFLEEQRDGHELTEITTDDEPDKWATGEERLQLQNDALVVP
- the LOC104118931 gene encoding uncharacterized protein isoform X1 yields the protein MDESWRIKMGMPFTTTTTTKTSLPSRLSMEATTRRRREISGDSELDPEDFSDVFGGPPRSVLQRQFSACDDYTRPSNLSYDEIFRSQARMFPGRCHRNFPEFKIPVEKGGRRIDHGFYGDIFGCNEEEEMMRRSRTRSGSKSKASSSSALSSEDISPLRPAIGGECYDDISFFATKLRPINVPTGWNSTRMMYEEYQGLQGTPVFSCHPPYYNTKNEHNEDFRSNNLAFNQRNSSPESIGMNPISSSNHKVSTNAFELNSPSSIVSSSLCKEHDDSIACRDQHNMSQLETSEQDEDEIMSSYVIEVNPDYGEGSAEEENAVHEAIAWAKEKFQGHCSENNLSFEEEKQQSGEIEEVSTLHQFLEEQRDGHELTEITTDDEPDKWATGEERLQLQNDMEMELLDEKVTLWSTGKEADIRLLLSTLHHIVWPESGWLPIPLTNLIDSAHVKKAYQKARVCLHPDKLQQRNATLGQKYVAQKAFSILQDTWAAFLSADIFFCH